Below is a genomic region from Gottschalkia purinilytica.
TGGGGCACCAAAAGCTGTAGTAATAAATCCATACCAATTACGATGATAGATGTTTAAGTTTTCAACTTTAACTCTCCAATTTCTTCCATACATTGAAATAGCTTCACTACCTGCGTCAATTGTATGACCATTACCTTTTATCGTTAATTCACGATTGTATTGGGAACTAGTATTAAAAAATGTGTTAGCACCCGGTGTAATACGATCCATTGTATAGAAATCTTGTGTAATATTGATTACTTTTATTTTTGGATTATTCCAAGCATCATGCCAAGTCTTTTCGTCAAACACATTTGCAATACTGTCCTCATTCTCTGGTGCTTGTTTAGTTTCATTTTCCTTATTTTCATCTATCTCTATATTTTCTTGCTTGATTATTTCTGTATTTTCCTCAGAAGATACAAATGGATGTGTTTCTATTGAGTTTCCTTTAGTTAGTTCCGTTTTATTTTGCTCTTTCATCTTATTATAGATATTGGGATAATCTTCATTCTTTTCTAAATCCCTAGAAAGATCTATATTATCAATTGACTCCGAATTATCACTTGATGAACTCTCTTTTTCTTTACTATCTAGACTTAGAACCATCTCATTAGATTCTTTTACTACTCGATCATTGACTTTAATTGTTGCTTTTATTTTTACATCTTTAGCTTCAACAATATTTCGATGTAATCTAATGAGAAAACTCTTTTCTGCAATATTATTTATGGTTATTTCCTTTGTAGATGGATCATAACTAACTTTGTCCATCAAATTAGGATTATCTTTTGCTTCATAAAAAATTTCATTTGGCAGTTCAATATTTATTGATTGTGATGATTGTTCGCCATCTTTCTTAAAGTCCTTTACGTCAGTCGTATTTGAAAG
It encodes:
- a CDS encoding pectate lyase-like adhesive domain-containing protein, with protein sequence MKKTSAFLLVILILYIVLPVIHIMPVNAQNVTEESIRLSVNGSDHAVITEKSFDLKVDLSNTTDVKDFKKDGEQSSQSINIELPNEIFYEAKDNPNLMDKVSYDPSTKEITINNIAEKSFLIRLHRNIVEAKDVKIKATIKVNDRVVKESNEMVLSLDSKEKESSSSDNSESIDNIDLSRDLEKNEDYPNIYNKMKEQNKTELTKGNSIETHPFVSSEENTEIIKQENIEIDENKENETKQAPENEDSIANVFDEKTWHDAWNNPKIKVINITQDFYTMDRITPGANTFFNTSSQYNRELTIKGNGHTIDAGSEAISMYGRNWRVKVENLNIYHRNWYGFITTAFGAPDSEITFHNVKDTGAQMLHSFNSKLILSGNIENNQVGSYTSPINGYTYNVVLSSNGDGKDGIAVRGQANWEVADVVVKEGAKIKANGYSKVSNFSIGKGGNVQIEKDVSILFDNSNSENHVGTDASPSIYFYGAGSLILGENSHMKIINGPGRA